One window of Microtus pennsylvanicus isolate mMicPen1 chromosome X, mMicPen1.hap1, whole genome shotgun sequence genomic DNA carries:
- the LOC142840680 gene encoding E3 ubiquitin-protein ligase RLIM-like, translating to MDSSSQRQMENSAPETSSARTPRSERSSAEALREVPSTRGRRRARSWKPEHQGRTRVRAERSRSLYPANEIPRRSHHSISSETFEHPLVNEIEGSSRAPRHGTLRQQITGPELLGRGLFTASGSRNSAAQGTSSSDTGTTGEAAGSGQRPPIIDLQVRTRVLLGEYQQRDSIASRTRSRSQTPNNPVTYESERGGFIRTFTLSERAGGRTYVSTDGFSTLTIFNPGSRETTSVPIHTTLRQRTTRFGELPWSGRGSSGGNSSASGSSSNAESAERSSDMFEGGNEGTRLDPYNDNHQPRGLTKEQINNLAMRSFGENDALKTCSICITEYTEGDKLRELPCSHEYHIHCIDCWLSENTTCPICRRAVLSSGNRERVV from the coding sequence ATGGACAGCAGCAGCCAAAGGCAAATGGAAAATTCAGCACCTGAGACATCATCTGCCAGAACACCTAGATCAGAACGCAGTTCTGCTGAAGCATTAAGAGAAGTGCCATCCACCAGAGGTCGGAGGAGGGCAAGAAGCTGGAAACCCGAACACCAGGGAAGAACCAGAGTCAGAGCTGAAAGAAGTAGGTCTCTGTACCCAGCAAATGAAATTCCACGAAGATCGCATCATAGCATCTCATCTGAGACTTTTGAGCACCCTTTGGTAAATGAGATCGAGGGAAGTTCTAGAGCCCCTCGCCATGGGACTTTGAGACAGCAGATAACTGGACCTGAGTTGCTAGGTAGAGGTCTTTTTACGGCTTCTGGGTCAAGAAATTCTGCCGCTCAGGGGACAAGTTCTTCAGACACGGGTACCACTGGTGAAGCAGCAGGATCTGGTCAAAGACCTCCAATCATAGACCTTCAAGTCAGAACAAGAGTTCTGCTGGGAGAATACCAGCAGAGAGATAGCATTGCTAGCAGAACTCGGTCAAGGTCTCAGACCCCAAACAACCCGGTCACTTATGAAAGTGAACGTGGAGGTTTTATACGCACCTTTACACTTTCTGAACGTGCAGGTGGGAGAACCTATGTGAGTACTGACGGGTTTTCCACTCTTACAATCTTCAATCCTGGATCAAGGGAAACTACATCTGTTCCGATTCACACCACGTTAAGGCAGAGAACGACACGTTTTGGTGAGCTTCCATGGAGTGGAAGAGGGAGCTCTGGTGGTAACAGCTCTGCTTCTGGCTCCAGCTCCAATGCTGAAAGTGCAGAACGTAGCTCAGATATGTTTGAAGGAGGTAATGAAGGAACCAGACTTGACCCCTATAACGACAACCACCAACCTAGAGGACTCACCAAAGAACAGATTAATAACTTGGCAATGAGAAGTTTTGGTGAAAATGATGCATTGAAGACATGTAGTATTTGCATTACTGAATATACAGAAGGTGACAAACTTCGTGAGCTACCTTGCTCCCATGAGTACCACATCCACTGCATCGACTGCTGGTTATCGGAGAATACCACCTGTCCCATTTGTCGCAGGGCCGTCTTATCTTCTGGGAACAGAGAAAGGGTGGTGTAA